The nucleotide window gcctcaacagccgGTGTAAATGCTAAACtgctgtactgcatgattgtacacatggattggattgtgggtttaTTAATGTGTTAGTTCTAGTTTGTTGACTATAACATTAATATGGTGAAAATGATGTTGGCTATGTTGCGGTTAGCGGttacaagcaaagggaaaaggtgagaggaggagagcacgtagatgtgaaaaggaattatacaacgagcaaagtgatgatgctgtacagtgccttgcaaaagtattcatcccccttggtatttttcctattttgttgcattacaacctgtcatttaaatgtatttttatttggatttcatgtaatggacatacacaaaatagtccaaattggggaagtcaaatgaaaaaaattctaaaacataaataacggaaaagtggtgcggcatttgtattcacccccttggctatgaagcctctaaataagatctggtgcaaccaattaccttcagaagtcacataattagttaaataaagtccaccgtgtgcaatctaagtgtcacatgatctgtcacatgatctcagtatatttacacctgttctgaaaggcccaagagtctgcaaggggcaccaccaagcaagcagcaccatgaagaccaaggagctctccaaacaggtcagggacaaagttgtggagaagtacagatcagggttgggttataaaagaatatctgaaactttgaacatcccacggagcaccattaaatccattattaaaaaatggaaagaacatggcaccacaacaaacctgccaagagagggccgcccaccaaaactcacggaccaagcaaggagggcattaatcagagaggcaacaaagagacaagagataaccctgaaggagctgcaaagctccacagcggagattggagtatctgtccataggaccactttaagccgtacactccacagagctgggctttacgaaagagtgggcagaaaaaagccattgcttaaaggcatgtgggagactccccaaacatatgtaaaaaggtactctggtcagatgagactaaaattgagctttttggccatcaaggaaaacactatgtctggcgcaaacccaacacctctcatcaccccgagaacaccatccccacagtgaagcatggtggtggcagcatcatgctgtggggatgtttttcatcgacagggactgggaaactggtcagaattgaaggaatgatggatggcgctaaatacagggaaattcttgagggaaacctgtttcagtcttccagagacttgagactgggacggaggttcaccttccagcaggacattgaccctaagcatactgctaaagcaacacttgagtggtttaaggggaaacatttcaatgtcttggaatggcctagttaaagcccagacctcaatccaattgagaatctgtggtatgacttaaagattgctgtacaccagcggaacccatccaacttgaaggagctggagcaggttttcctacttacaaagcatgtagaggtctgtaatttgtatcataggtacacttcaactgtgagagacggaatctaaaacaaaaatccagaaaatgacattgtatgatttttaagtaattaatttgcattttattgcatgacataagtatttgatcacctaccaaccagtaagaattccggctctcacagacctgttagtttttctttaagaagccctcctgttctccactcattacctgtattaactgcacctgtttgaactcgttacctgtataaaagacacctgtccacacactcaatcaaacagactccaacctctccacaatggccaagaccagagagctgtgtaaggacatcagggataaaattgtagacctgcacaaggctgggatgggctacaggacaataggcaagcagcttggtgaaaaggcaacaactgttggcgcaatcattagaaaatggaagaagttcaagatgacggtcaatcaccctcggtctggggctccatgcaagatctcacctcgtggggcatcaatgatcatgaggaaggtgagggatcagcccagaactacacggcaggacctggtcaatgacctgaagagagctgggaccacagtctcaaagaaaaccattagtaacacactacgccgtcatggattaaaatcctgcagcgcacgcaaggtcccccctgctcaagccagcgcatgtccaggcccgtctgaagtttgccaatgaccatctggatgatccagaggaggaatgggagaaggtcatgtggtctgatgagacaaaaatagagctttttggtctaaactccactcgccgtgttggaggaagaagaaggatgagtacaaccccaagaacaccatcccaaccgtgaagcatggaggtggaaacatcattctttggggatgcttttctgcaaaggggataggacgactgcaccgtattgaggggaggatggatggggccatgtatcacgagatcttggccaacaacctccttccctcagtaagagcattgaagatgggtcgtggctgggtcttccagcatgacaacgacccaaaacacacagccagggcaacttaggagtggctccgtaagaagcatctcaaggtcctggagtggcctagccagtctccagacctgaacccaatagaaaatctttggagggagctgaaagtctgtattgcccagcgacagccccgaaacctgaaggatctggagaaggtctgtatggaggagtgggccaaaatccctgctgcagtgtgtgcaaacctggtcaagacctacaggaaacgtatgatctctgtaattgcaaacaaaggtttctgtaacaaatattaagttctgcttttctgatgtatcaaatacttatgtcatgcaataaaatgcacattaattacttaaaaatcatacaatgtgattttctggatttttgttttagattccgtctctcacagttgaagtgtacctatgataaaattacagacctctacatgctttgtaagtaggaaaacctgcaaaatcggcagtgtatcaaatacttgttctccccactgtatatggcggGTGATCAGGGTgcattcattccgccgattctgttgcaaaacgttttttaaacagaagcaaacggaacaaaacgtgGAGGACATACCTGAGTTTGTCCAACAGAAACTCTCATTTTAGTTTTCTGCAAcagtttggactaatgattacactgtctgtcaccttgattactccaatttgtctctcgaccggTGCACCCACATTATAAACTTTCATTTGTAggttaggttgtagcaacctcatgatgggtatagggcaaattctagtatcatgtagtagcctaaacctattgatgttacattgagctaagtgaatggaatatgaatgacagtcatccaatatgcagTAGTAGAAATAAGGCCATACTCATAAAAAAAAATCTTCCTCCTTAATCTTAAACGCCACCGACCGCCACTGTTAGGGACAGACCAGGGGCCTGTTAAACCAGTTGAGTATATGTCTGGTCGTAACTCTACAACTGACTTAGAATGCGGACCTAAGAATTATACCTGTTACATTACCTAGGCATAAGCCTTTCTATGagctatacatacagtacatgaatACATATACATCTATATGGTTCTGAGACAAACTGTTAATAAATATAAGGTGTGATTCTCTCCCCAGGCAAACTGCAGGAGATAGCCAACCCTTGATCGGGGGGACTGAGATGCAGACCTTTTCTGTCAAAGAGAGGGTACGTCAccctgtcctgtaatgtgtcaTTCAGTCAGCAGTCACCCAAAACAGTAATAGATCAACAATACCAACATTTAAAAACACACaaattaaatgtaaatgtgttcaaaCAGCCATTTCAGATCATTGATTTTACTACATACTATAAACATCACGTTTCTTCCCTCAGAGAGATGCAACTGACACTGTAGAGGCCTCTATGGTGCTTGTTGGTAAGTGCAAATCTGAATTGGTTAtcagtacagtgtgtgtgtgtgtgtgtgtgtgtgtgtgtgtgtgtgtgtgtgtgtgtgtgtgtgtgtgtgtgtgtgtgtgtgtgtgtgtgtgtgtgtgtgtgtgtgtgtgtgtgtgtgtgtgtgtgtgtgtgtgtgcgcatcttCATGCCTGTGcacgtgtgcatgtgtatgtataCGCATacctcacaggaggttggtggcaccttaattggggaggatggctcataataatgtctggaatggagggAATTGAATGGTataaaacacatggaaaccatactgtatgtttgatgagttcgataccattccattgattccgttccagccattactataagcccgtcctccccaattaaggtgccaccaacatcCTGTGTCATACCTATGTATGcttatgtttgtttgtgtgtatgtgtgtgtgtgtgtgtgtaccaggagCTCTGGACTTCCTGGAGAGGCCAACGGTGGCGTTTGTGCGTCTGAAGGAGGCTCTTGTTCTGGATTCGGCCCTGGAGGCCCCAGTGCCAGTCCGCTTCGTCTTTATCCTGGTGGGCCCCACCAAGAGTGACATGGACTACCACGAGACCGGCCGCGCAATGGCAGCACTCATGGCCGACAAAGTGAGTTAGCGAATTAAAAGGTCCAATGAAAGAGCAGGAAGTGGAGAAGAGCTAAACTGTACAGGAAATGAGAGCACGTAAACAGGAAATGGTAATCATAAAAAAAGAGATTCATGACACATTTTGTAACCAGTATCAGTACATGTTTGTAAGATATGGTTGTTTCTAGGACTACAACCATGATACACTCTCCATTTAGGAGAAATGCAAAACAATttctccattgagcatgtttattattccaggactaggcttatcTAGTGTCTGGGAACTTTTTCACATCCCCATTTCTTTGCCCTCTCTTCTTTTCCCTCCATCCCAGGTGTTCAACCAGGCGGTGTTCCAGGCGCAAGGCGAGCGAGAGCTGACGGACGCGGTGGCTGACTTCATGGACTGCAGCATTGTGATCCCTCCCACGGAGATCCAGGATGGGGCAATGCTCCAGTCCATCATCGGCTTCCAGAAGAAACTGCTGCAGGAGAGGCTCGGCCCCTCCGGCCCCGTGTTGCGTCTGGACATGAATCCACGCAAACGTGGGTGGAGGCTCATTGACATATTCTACAAtaatacaatagaatagaataaaataaaatagcatCAATACATGAGCATACACATACATAAGTGTTACAAAAACCCACTTTCATCTACAGCACCTGTTTTGTAGTTGGTTGATGGAGgtctccctctgttaaaacatCTCTCAAAACATAACCTTTCCCCAAAAAAATTGAACATATCAGCATTCCTCCCTTATTTAAATATGTTTTATTCGAAGTATATTCCAAACCTTCCCAGCTTAGCTATACCTAATATTTTCCTAGTTTCCAAACCATCTGGGCCTCCTCCTGAGGATCCTCTGGTCCGTACGGGTCGGCCGTTCGGCGGGATGATACGAGATGCGAAGAGACGCTACCAGCACTATGTGAGTGACTTCACCGATGCCCTCAACGCTCAAGTTCTCGCCGCTGTCATCTTTATCTACTTCGCCGCCCTGTCCCCTGCCGTCACCTTCGGAGGACTGCTAGGTAAGTactgtgtgtgttgagtgtgtgtgttgagcgtgcgtgcgtgcttgctTACGTGTtcgcatgtatgtgtgtgtgtgtgtatatatgtgtgttcgTGTTATCTATGTGTCAGAGTGAGCCTGTCAGGTGTGCCAGATGGGTGTGGTTTGTACTTTAGGGACTATTCCATTGGgctaggcaagctcaatcaaacgCAGCTAaaatatttgaaagaaaacaaatactattcaAACCCATGTCTGTAACGCCATAACCTCTCCTTTCCCACTCCCCTACTTCAGCTGATAAGGTGGACAACATGATGGGTGTGTCTGAGCTCCTGGtctccacctgtgtccaggggGTCATTTTCTGCTGCATCGCAGCCCAGCCTGTCCTGGTCATTGGCTTCTCAGGCCCACTGCTCGTGTTTGAGGAGGCCTTCTTTGCCGTGAGTGATTCCTCTAGTAACGCAACACCTGCAAAATGGCTGAGGAGCTATGGCTCTCTATATTTGATTGACAAAAAATGGATATTCCATCGTGCATGCAATGATGCATCTTATTGAAGTGTTTTTGTTAGTGTGTTTTTTTCTTTCTGTTATGTTTGTGGTGTCATATGTGTTTCATCATATTTAATTAAATGTATGATGAATGGTAAATGATCATATGAGAATGCTAAAGATATTAGTCCAGGCAATATGTGCCACATTTGAGGTGATATGTTAACTTTTTCATTAAAGTATGAAACTTGGTACACTTGTACAGTTTGGGGCCCTGAACATTTTCAAATATGGAGCCAGGTGGTTGTGGCGGAATAGCAAAATGGCCACCATGGCTGCCTGGAGTGGTTTTTGATTGTAAACATAGGGGTAGACATAATATTTCCATGTTATTATGTTTGGTTGAGGAGATATGACGTAAAATACATAGGAATGGAAAATGGCTGCCACAGCCGTCATGAGATGTTTTTGCGATAGATCCATATCTGAAAATGTTCAGGGCTCCAAACTGTACAAGTTTCATGTTTTTATGAAAAAGTTCACATAATTTTCACATATCGCCTTGACTATTTGTAGAATACCACTAAATATCACTGACCACTGGCAATAACCTGGAGTCATTCCATTCCATCCCATTCAGTTCTGTAAGTCTCAGGACATTGAGTACATTGTGGGGCGTGTGTGGGTGGGCGTGTGGCTGGTGGTCATCGTGGTGGTCATCGTGGCGTTCGAGGGAAGTttcttggtccgcttcatctccCGCTTCACCCAGGAGATCTTCTCCATCCTCATCTCCCTCATCTTCATCTACGAGACCTTCTCCAAGCTGGGCAGGGTATACATCACCATCCCACCTCTGTCCATCCTGTTACATAAAACTACTCAACTGTCATTAATGTTACATTTATTCAGTCTACTGTCATTATTGTTCCATTACATTACTCCACTGTCATTAGCGTTACATTACGTTATTCCACTGTCATTACTGTTACATTACTCCACTGTCTCCaatcctcttgctctctctcaacTTTATTTCAATATCAATTACTGGTATCTGACTCGAAGGACCggataaataaataattgttttAGCTCAAAAACAGGAATTCATCCAATCGCTGTCTGTAGATTTTCAAGGCCCACCCATTGATCCTGAACTACGACCACCTCAACAACACGGTGGAGGACCCATGGCACCCAGTGGTGATGCACAACTACCTGTATGACAACAGCACGggcaacaccaccaccacagtcAACATCCTGGACCGGGCCTACCCCAACACGGCCCTGCTCTCCATGTGCCTCATGTTTGGATGCTTCTTCATCGCCTTCTTCCTGCGCCAGTTCAAGAATGGGACCTTCCTACCTGGAAAGGTAATGAtatgaattaattaattatttctATTCGACAATTTAATGTACATTTAAAGTGGCCTCAGCCATGTGAATACAACAATGCATATATTGAGGATAAAGTCAACAGACTCATTTCCATTGTAACATGATTTCATTTCAATAGGGCTTGCATCTTTAGTTTTAACAACTTTTTTTACATACCCATCCCCTCTCACATTGGGGATCAATAAAGTTCAACTCAATGAAATTATTCAAGCTCTATAAGCACTTTAAATTATAAGACAGGGGACTCGGCACTAGCCTAGGAGCCAGTCAGATACACTTGTCAAGCTTTGTTGTTATGTGTTTGTCTGCCTTTCAGATCCGGCGCTTGATTGGGGACTTTGGGGTGCCCATTGCTATTTTCTTAATGTGTGTTGTGGACATCAACATAGAGGATGCCTACACCCAGGTTAGTCCTTGCTAGCCTGGTCTCAGATATGTTTGTGCTCTTTCCAACTACATTGCTCTGTCATTGTCGGATCAAACATGTTCGCATGGTGGCACatacagactggcactcaggctaagtCCTTATGTCTATGACTGCAGGCGTTCTGGAAATTTTCGGACCACACAGAATTATAAAGCATTTTTTATAAAGCATTTTCAACCCTACTTTCAACTAAAGTATCAATTCACTTTGTTATAGAATAAACTTGTAGTGTGAGTTGAGCATAATAAACGTAACTTACCTGATGTAGGAATAGATCAAATGAATTAAAAGTTGGCCACCCTAACTGGTGTCTTTCCCTGGTTAGAAACTGGTGGTGCCCAAGGGTCTGACGGTGTCAAACCCCGCTGCCAGAGGTTGGCTCATCAACCCGTTTGGCGAACACAAGGCTTTCCCCGTGTGGGTGATGTTCGCTTGCTGTGTGCCCGCTTGTCTCGTCTTCATCCTCATCTTCCTCGAGTCCCAGATCACCACGTGAGTGACAGCTGTCAATCAGTAATCAGGCCATTTACAAAGTTTACAGTTTAAAatcagtccatttacaaaatcaGTCTATTTCACTTGTAAGTCCTGCCATTTACAAGTGAAATGATGAAATTGTGTGATTGTGAAATAAATAATTGGATAGAAATTACATTTACAAAGGTAACTGAGATATGAAATAATAATTTATTGTGGAAAACATACTCAGACAGCAATATGCTTGTATCTCCACTTTGCCCTCAGAAAGGCTACCATAGGTTGTAGGTGCTAGGTTTTTTTTCTGGACAGGGTTTTGTAATGATGGCCCTGTCCAAAACCCCTAATCCCCATCTCCTAGAAACTTGTTTCTAAGGATTGTTTCTGGACAAGGCCATCGATACACGACCCTTACCCCTAATACTTACCCTTACCCATAACCTAACCTATATTTTTTTCCTTGTCAGTCTGATTGTGAGTAAGCCGGAGAGGAAGATGGTCAAGGGATCCGGCTTCCATCTGGACCTTCTCATCCTGGTGGGCATGGGCGGGTTTGGTGCCATGTTTGGTGTGCCGTGGCTGAGTGCCGCCACCGTGCGTTCGGTTACCCACGCCAACGCCCTCACTGTCATGAGCAAGGGGCCCAAGCCGGAGATCGAGAAGGTTGTGGAGCAGAGGGTCAGTGGGATTCTGGTGGCTCTACTCGTCGGTGAGTGACCTCACTACTTGATCACAGtgctggaaaaagtacccaattgtcatacttgagtaaaagtaaagataccttaatagaaaatgactcaagtaaaagtgaaagtcacccagtaaaatactacttcagtaaaagtctaaaagtatatggttttaaatatacttaagtatcaaaagtaaaagtataaatcatttcaaattccttacattaagCAAACCCGATGGCAccattatttattcatttttttacttatggatagccaggggcacactccaacactcaaacATCACCTACAAactaagcatgtgtgtttagtgagtccctcagatcagaggcagtacggatgaccagggatgttctctttgataagtgcgtgaattggaccattttcctgtcctgctaagcattcaaaatgtaacaagcacttttgggtgtcagggaaaatgtatggagtaaaaagtacattattttctttaggaatgtagtgaaaagAAAGTTAAAGTTGTCaataatataaatagtaaagtagagtacagataccccccaaaaaatacttaagtagtactttaaagtattttgacttaaatactttacaccactgcttgaTCAGTCAATTCTTATTCGTATatggaaaaaaaatacatttcaaatatatttttttatacatcttTTAGGATACATgtgaaatatttttattttattgatttttttaaccacctttttctccccaattttgtgatatccaattgcggtccaattacgatcttgtctcatcactgcaactccccaatgggctcgggagaggtgaaggtcgagtcatgcgtcctccgaaacatgacccgccaagccgcacttcttaacacacgttcgcttaacccggaagccagctgcaccaatgtgtcggaggaaacactgtttagttactacatgattccatatgtgttatttcatagttttgatgtcttcactattattctactatgtagaaaatagtaaaaataaagaaaaacccttgaatgagtaggtgttctaaaacttttgaccgatagtgtatatttttattaaaatgtatggtaaaaaaaataaaaaggccAAATCATATTGTAATGAAATGGTGACTGTCCTAACAATGAaactttaaagatgcactatgcaggaatcgctccaccatttcctggtcgCTAAAATTCTAAtcgtttgcctaatttcagtttatgtgacaaaacaagcaagtatagtgtagagaaccattgtaccatctaaaccaatgtgaaatatattttccataacaaacgtatttttaaatgtttgaagctggtgtacaaaaccgaaagtaaaagacgcaaaaactaaacttaagaacgggaaacatagaaatagcgctcatggaacagatctaccgcttcttagacttgctttcaatgagaatgacagatctacacTAAACaataatataaacacaacatgcaacaattccaatgattttactgagatacagttcatataaggaaatcagtcaattgaaataaattcattagaccctaatctatggatttcacattactgggaataaagatatgtatctgttggtcacagataccttagaaAGAAGCTAGGGGCATCGATCAGAAAACCAgtaagtatctggtgtgaccatcatttgcctcatgtagcgcgatacatctccttcgcatagagttgatcaagctgttgattgtggcctgtagaatgttgtcccactcctcttcaatggctgtgcgaaattgCTGGACATtatcgggaactggaacaagctgtcgtacacgtcgatccagagcatcccaaacatgctca belongs to Coregonus clupeaformis isolate EN_2021a chromosome 1, ASM2061545v1, whole genome shotgun sequence and includes:
- the slc4a1b gene encoding solute carrier family 4 member 1b (Diego blood group) isoform X2, translating into MSVATDLSLDVRNATAYEEQDSSLYIPLTMSQFGDDGGSFDRSTGLEEVVTKDEEKEEEERDFYLQSFRHLDFEAALNVNTNANPSGDCQAYVELNELMKDQQNQQGFWQETGRWVGYEESYDPEAGGWGPSHISYLTFKSLIQLRRTMNTGVVMLDREERSLSGIAEKIVDELVNKKEIRPGDRDGVLRSLLQNRRQTAGDSQPLIGGTEMQTFSVKERRDATDTVEASMVLVGALDFLERPTVAFVRLKEALVLDSALEAPVPVRFVFILVGPTKSDMDYHETGRAMAALMADKVFNQAVFQAQGERELTDAVADFMDCSIVIPPTEIQDGAMLQSIIGFQKKLLQERLGPSGPVLRLDMNPRKLSKPSGPPPEDPLVRTGRPFGGMIRDAKRRYQHYVSDFTDALNAQVLAAVIFIYFAALSPAVTFGGLLADKVDNMMGVSELLVSTCVQGVIFCCIAAQPVLVIGFSGPLLVFEEAFFAFCKSQDIEYIVGRVWVGVWLVVIVVVIVAFEGSFLVRFISRFTQEIFSILISLIFIYETFSKLGRIFKAHPLILNYDHLNNTVEDPWHPVVMHNYLYDNSTGNTTTTVNILDRAYPNTALLSMCLMFGCFFIAFFLRQFKNGTFLPGKIRRLIGDFGVPIAIFLMCVVDINIEDAYTQKLVVPKGLTVSNPAARGWLINPFGEHKAFPVWVMFACCVPACLVFILIFLESQITTLIVSKPERKMVKGSGFHLDLLILVGMGGFGAMFGVPWLSAATVRSVTHANALTVMSKGPKPEIEKVVEQRVSGILVALLVGLSILMEPILKMIPMTALFGIFLYMGITSLNGIQLWDRILLLLVPKKYHPNEPYATRVSTGRMHLYTAIQVVCLAVLWIVKSSPASLALPFVLILTIPLRMAMTGRFFTELEMKCLDADDAKVTFEEEPGQDMYNETQMPL
- the slc4a1b gene encoding solute carrier family 4 member 1b (Diego blood group) isoform X1, translated to MSVATDLSLDVQRNATAYEEQDSSLYIPLTMSQFGDDGGSFDRSTGLEEVVTKDEEKEEEERDFYLQSFRHLDFEAALNVNTNANPSGDCQAYVELNELMKDQQNQQGFWQETGRWVGYEESYDPEAGGWGPSHISYLTFKSLIQLRRTMNTGVVMLDREERSLSGIAEKIVDELVNKKEIRPGDRDGVLRSLLQNRRQTAGDSQPLIGGTEMQTFSVKERRDATDTVEASMVLVGALDFLERPTVAFVRLKEALVLDSALEAPVPVRFVFILVGPTKSDMDYHETGRAMAALMADKVFNQAVFQAQGERELTDAVADFMDCSIVIPPTEIQDGAMLQSIIGFQKKLLQERLGPSGPVLRLDMNPRKLSKPSGPPPEDPLVRTGRPFGGMIRDAKRRYQHYVSDFTDALNAQVLAAVIFIYFAALSPAVTFGGLLADKVDNMMGVSELLVSTCVQGVIFCCIAAQPVLVIGFSGPLLVFEEAFFAFCKSQDIEYIVGRVWVGVWLVVIVVVIVAFEGSFLVRFISRFTQEIFSILISLIFIYETFSKLGRIFKAHPLILNYDHLNNTVEDPWHPVVMHNYLYDNSTGNTTTTVNILDRAYPNTALLSMCLMFGCFFIAFFLRQFKNGTFLPGKIRRLIGDFGVPIAIFLMCVVDINIEDAYTQKLVVPKGLTVSNPAARGWLINPFGEHKAFPVWVMFACCVPACLVFILIFLESQITTLIVSKPERKMVKGSGFHLDLLILVGMGGFGAMFGVPWLSAATVRSVTHANALTVMSKGPKPEIEKVVEQRVSGILVALLVGLSILMEPILKMIPMTALFGIFLYMGITSLNGIQLWDRILLLLVPKKYHPNEPYATRVSTGRMHLYTAIQVVCLAVLWIVKSSPASLALPFVLILTIPLRMAMTGRFFTELEMKCLDADDAKVTFEEEPGQDMYNETQMPL
- the slc4a1b gene encoding solute carrier family 4 member 1b (Diego blood group) isoform X3, producing the protein MSQFGDDGGSFDRSTGLEEVVTKDEEKEEEERDFYLQSFRHLDFEAALNVNTNANPSGDCQAYVELNELMKDQQNQQGFWQETGRWVGYEESYDPEAGGWGPSHISYLTFKSLIQLRRTMNTGVVMLDREERSLSGIAEKIVDELVNKKEIRPGDRDGVLRSLLQNRRQTAGDSQPLIGGTEMQTFSVKERRDATDTVEASMVLVGALDFLERPTVAFVRLKEALVLDSALEAPVPVRFVFILVGPTKSDMDYHETGRAMAALMADKVFNQAVFQAQGERELTDAVADFMDCSIVIPPTEIQDGAMLQSIIGFQKKLLQERLGPSGPVLRLDMNPRKLSKPSGPPPEDPLVRTGRPFGGMIRDAKRRYQHYVSDFTDALNAQVLAAVIFIYFAALSPAVTFGGLLADKVDNMMGVSELLVSTCVQGVIFCCIAAQPVLVIGFSGPLLVFEEAFFAFCKSQDIEYIVGRVWVGVWLVVIVVVIVAFEGSFLVRFISRFTQEIFSILISLIFIYETFSKLGRIFKAHPLILNYDHLNNTVEDPWHPVVMHNYLYDNSTGNTTTTVNILDRAYPNTALLSMCLMFGCFFIAFFLRQFKNGTFLPGKIRRLIGDFGVPIAIFLMCVVDINIEDAYTQKLVVPKGLTVSNPAARGWLINPFGEHKAFPVWVMFACCVPACLVFILIFLESQITTLIVSKPERKMVKGSGFHLDLLILVGMGGFGAMFGVPWLSAATVRSVTHANALTVMSKGPKPEIEKVVEQRVSGILVALLVGLSILMEPILKMIPMTALFGIFLYMGITSLNGIQLWDRILLLLVPKKYHPNEPYATRVSTGRMHLYTAIQVVCLAVLWIVKSSPASLALPFVLILTIPLRMAMTGRFFTELEMKCLDADDAKVTFEEEPGQDMYNETQMPL
- the slc4a1b gene encoding solute carrier family 4 member 1b (Diego blood group) isoform X4; this translates as MKDQQNQQGFWQETGRWVGYEESYDPEAGGWGPSHISYLTFKSLIQLRRTMNTGVVMLDREERSLSGIAEKIVDELVNKKEIRPGDRDGVLRSLLQNRRQTAGDSQPLIGGTEMQTFSVKERRDATDTVEASMVLVGALDFLERPTVAFVRLKEALVLDSALEAPVPVRFVFILVGPTKSDMDYHETGRAMAALMADKVFNQAVFQAQGERELTDAVADFMDCSIVIPPTEIQDGAMLQSIIGFQKKLLQERLGPSGPVLRLDMNPRKLSKPSGPPPEDPLVRTGRPFGGMIRDAKRRYQHYVSDFTDALNAQVLAAVIFIYFAALSPAVTFGGLLADKVDNMMGVSELLVSTCVQGVIFCCIAAQPVLVIGFSGPLLVFEEAFFAFCKSQDIEYIVGRVWVGVWLVVIVVVIVAFEGSFLVRFISRFTQEIFSILISLIFIYETFSKLGRIFKAHPLILNYDHLNNTVEDPWHPVVMHNYLYDNSTGNTTTTVNILDRAYPNTALLSMCLMFGCFFIAFFLRQFKNGTFLPGKIRRLIGDFGVPIAIFLMCVVDINIEDAYTQKLVVPKGLTVSNPAARGWLINPFGEHKAFPVWVMFACCVPACLVFILIFLESQITTLIVSKPERKMVKGSGFHLDLLILVGMGGFGAMFGVPWLSAATVRSVTHANALTVMSKGPKPEIEKVVEQRVSGILVALLVGLSILMEPILKMIPMTALFGIFLYMGITSLNGIQLWDRILLLLVPKKYHPNEPYATRVSTGRMHLYTAIQVVCLAVLWIVKSSPASLALPFVLILTIPLRMAMTGRFFTELEMKCLDADDAKVTFEEEPGQDMYNETQMPL